In the genome of Quercus robur chromosome 3, dhQueRobu3.1, whole genome shotgun sequence, one region contains:
- the LOC126717650 gene encoding protein BCCIP homolog isoform X1, translated as MPRRPTRYRRLLKPRPLTFSSFSRSAAQVASSYLAKRRMQDSKLHRESPLNSADNRILRDTLGKRSEPSESSDEEEFDGNVQADFAFFDPKSNDFHGVKTMLQAYLDNKQWDLNGFIDLILGQTTVGTVVKIEGDEDEGVFSIVTALNLGRYKDHKCIMEIKEFLLKACQEKDVVDDLRLILGEQAQNVGLLVSQRVVNLPPQLLPPLYDALFDEVSWATEDEPTEELRKSFCFKFYIIFSKIYKHKNADQKMKLSNDIDEAIIYTKPEDEIFHRLSQWSFSFPLHTQQPTHELRNYRFMGLVMAVEAEKISTFRQELKSLINES; from the exons ATGCCCCGGAGGCCAACAAGGTACCGGCGATTGTTGAAACCTCGGCCTCTGACCTTCTCCTCTTTTTCTCGTTCAGCTGCTCAGGTAGCCTCTTCTTATTTGGCAAAACGTCGAATGCAAGACTCCAAACTCCACAGAGAATCTCCCCTGAACTCTGCAG ATAACAGAATTTTGAGGGATACTTTGGGAAAAAGGAGTGAACCATCTGAGTCTTCTGATGAAGAGGAGTTTGAT GGAAACGTTCAAGCAGATTTTGCATTCTTTGATCCCAAATCCAATGATTTTCATGGAGTGAAGACAATGCTGCAAGCCTACCTTGATAATAAGCAGTGGGATTTGAATGGTTTTATTGACTTGATATTGGGACAGACCACAGTGGGGACTGTTGTTAAAATAGAGggtgatgaagatgaaggaGTTTTTTCTATTGTGACTGCTCTAAACTTGGGAAGATATAAG GACCATAAATGTATCATGGAGATCAAGGAGTTCCTCCTTAAAGCATGCCAGGAGAAGGATGTAGTAGATGACTTGAGATTAATTTTGGGAGAACAAGCACAGAATGTGGGTCTCCTGGTCTCTCAGCGTGTGGTGAATCTTCCTCCCCAGCTTCTGCCGCCTCTTTACGATGCCCTCTTTGATGAAGTCTCTTGGGCTACAGAAGATGAG CCCACAGAAGAGCTCAGGAAATCTTTTTGCTTtaagttttatataattttcagTAAAATTTATAAG CACAAGAATGCTGATCAGAAAATGAAGCTGAGTAATGACATTGATGAGGCAATAATCTATACAAAGCCAGAGGATGAAATTTTTCACAGG CTTAGCCAGTGGTCGTTCAGCTTTCCTTTGCACACTCAACAGCCAACTCATGAG ctAAGAAATTATCGGTTTATGGGATTAGTCATGGCTGTTGAAGCAGAAAAAATTTCTACATTCCGACAAGAGTTGAAATCTTTAATAAATGAATCCTGA
- the LOC126717650 gene encoding protein BCCIP homolog isoform X2 yields the protein MPRRPTRYRRLLKPRPLTFSSFSRSAAQVASSYLAKRRMQDSKLHRESPLNSADNRILRDTLGKRSEPSESSDEEEFDGNVQADFAFFDPKSNDFHGVKTMLQAYLDNKQWDLNGFIDLILGQTTVGTVVKIEGDEDEGVFSIVTALNLGRYKDHKCIMEIKEFLLKACQEKDVVDDLRLILGEQAQNVGLLVSQRVVNLPPQLLPPLYDALFDEVSWATEDEHKNADQKMKLSNDIDEAIIYTKPEDEIFHRLSQWSFSFPLHTQQPTHELRNYRFMGLVMAVEAEKISTFRQELKSLINES from the exons ATGCCCCGGAGGCCAACAAGGTACCGGCGATTGTTGAAACCTCGGCCTCTGACCTTCTCCTCTTTTTCTCGTTCAGCTGCTCAGGTAGCCTCTTCTTATTTGGCAAAACGTCGAATGCAAGACTCCAAACTCCACAGAGAATCTCCCCTGAACTCTGCAG ATAACAGAATTTTGAGGGATACTTTGGGAAAAAGGAGTGAACCATCTGAGTCTTCTGATGAAGAGGAGTTTGAT GGAAACGTTCAAGCAGATTTTGCATTCTTTGATCCCAAATCCAATGATTTTCATGGAGTGAAGACAATGCTGCAAGCCTACCTTGATAATAAGCAGTGGGATTTGAATGGTTTTATTGACTTGATATTGGGACAGACCACAGTGGGGACTGTTGTTAAAATAGAGggtgatgaagatgaaggaGTTTTTTCTATTGTGACTGCTCTAAACTTGGGAAGATATAAG GACCATAAATGTATCATGGAGATCAAGGAGTTCCTCCTTAAAGCATGCCAGGAGAAGGATGTAGTAGATGACTTGAGATTAATTTTGGGAGAACAAGCACAGAATGTGGGTCTCCTGGTCTCTCAGCGTGTGGTGAATCTTCCTCCCCAGCTTCTGCCGCCTCTTTACGATGCCCTCTTTGATGAAGTCTCTTGGGCTACAGAAGATGAG CACAAGAATGCTGATCAGAAAATGAAGCTGAGTAATGACATTGATGAGGCAATAATCTATACAAAGCCAGAGGATGAAATTTTTCACAGG CTTAGCCAGTGGTCGTTCAGCTTTCCTTTGCACACTCAACAGCCAACTCATGAG ctAAGAAATTATCGGTTTATGGGATTAGTCATGGCTGTTGAAGCAGAAAAAATTTCTACATTCCGACAAGAGTTGAAATCTTTAATAAATGAATCCTGA